One segment of Pseudomonas sp. FP2196 DNA contains the following:
- the recR gene encoding recombination mediator RecR, giving the protein MSFSPLIRQLIDSLRILPGVGQKTAQRMALQLLERDRSGGLRLAQSLSQAMEGVGHCRQCRTLTEDDLCPQCADTRRDDTLLCVVEGPMDVYAVEQTGFRGRYFVLKGHLSPLDGLGPEAIGIPQLMARIEEAGTFTEVILATNPTVEGEATAHYIAQLLNNKGLIASRIAHGVPLGGELELVDGGTLAHSFAGRKPIAL; this is encoded by the coding sequence ATGAGCTTCAGCCCTTTGATTCGCCAACTGATCGATTCCCTGCGAATTCTGCCGGGTGTGGGTCAGAAAACTGCCCAGCGCATGGCGTTGCAGTTGCTCGAACGTGATCGCAGTGGCGGTCTGCGTCTGGCCCAGTCCTTGAGCCAGGCCATGGAAGGCGTCGGTCACTGCCGCCAGTGCCGTACGCTGACCGAAGACGATCTGTGCCCGCAATGCGCCGATACCCGTCGCGACGATACGTTGTTGTGCGTGGTGGAAGGGCCGATGGATGTTTATGCGGTCGAGCAGACCGGATTCCGTGGGCGTTACTTTGTGCTCAAGGGACACTTGTCGCCACTCGACGGGCTCGGCCCTGAAGCCATCGGCATTCCGCAGTTGATGGCGCGGATTGAAGAGGCCGGTACGTTTACCGAAGTGATCCTCGCCACCAACCCGACCGTGGAAGGTGAGGCGACGGCGCATTACATCGCTCAGCTCCTCAACAACAAAGGCTTGATCGCCTCGCGAATTGCCCACGGCGTACCACTGGGTGGTGAGCTGGAACTGGTGGATGGTGGCACGCTGGCGCATTCGTTTGCCGGGCGTAAACCGATCGCCCTCTGA
- a CDS encoding NADP-dependent oxidoreductase, whose translation MSDPLTLNQRIVLASRPVGAPTPENFRLEREALPDLEEGQVLLKTLYLSLDPYMRGRMSDAPSYAAPVEIGEVMTGGAVSRIERSRHPKFHEGDLVVGATGWQSHSISDGRNIIPIPSGLPSPSMALGVLGMPGMTAYMGLMDIGQPKEGETLVVAAASGAVGSVVGQVAKIKGLRTVGVAGGAEKCKYVVEELGFDACIDHKAPDFAEQLAKACPDGIDVYYENVGGHVFDAVVPLLNPKARIPLCGLIAGYNATEAPKGPDRLPMLQRTLLTKRVRIQGFIVFDDYGDRQPEFISHMVPWVREGKVKFREDVVEGLEQAPDAFIGLLEGRNFGKLVVKVAQD comes from the coding sequence ATGTCCGACCCTCTGACCCTAAACCAACGTATCGTCCTGGCATCCCGACCGGTCGGTGCGCCGACCCCGGAAAACTTCCGCCTCGAACGTGAAGCCCTGCCGGATCTCGAAGAAGGCCAGGTGCTGCTGAAGACCCTGTACCTGTCACTCGATCCCTACATGCGCGGACGCATGAGCGACGCACCGTCCTACGCCGCGCCGGTGGAAATCGGCGAGGTGATGACCGGTGGCGCTGTCAGCCGAATCGAGCGCTCGCGTCATCCAAAATTTCACGAAGGTGATCTGGTGGTCGGCGCGACCGGTTGGCAGAGCCACAGCATCAGCGACGGGCGCAATATCATTCCGATTCCGTCCGGGCTTCCAAGTCCTTCGATGGCCCTCGGTGTGCTGGGTATGCCGGGCATGACCGCGTACATGGGGCTGATGGACATCGGCCAGCCGAAAGAGGGCGAGACTCTCGTGGTGGCAGCGGCGTCAGGCGCTGTCGGCTCGGTGGTCGGCCAGGTGGCGAAGATCAAAGGGCTGCGCACGGTCGGCGTGGCCGGCGGTGCCGAGAAGTGCAAATACGTGGTCGAGGAATTGGGCTTTGACGCCTGCATCGATCACAAGGCACCGGACTTTGCCGAGCAACTGGCCAAGGCTTGCCCTGATGGCATCGACGTCTATTACGAAAACGTCGGTGGTCATGTGTTCGATGCCGTGGTGCCGTTGCTCAACCCCAAGGCGCGCATTCCGTTGTGCGGCCTGATCGCCGGTTACAACGCCACCGAAGCACCGAAAGGCCCGGATCGCCTGCCGATGCTGCAACGCACGCTGTTGACCAAGCGTGTGCGGATTCAGGGCTTCATCGTGTTTGATGACTACGGTGATCGTCAGCCGGAATTCATCAGCCACATGGTGCCGTGGGTGCGTGAGGGCAAGGTGAAATTCCGCGAGGACGTGGTCGAGGGTCTGGAGCAGGCGCCTGACGCGTTTATCGGTCTGCTGGAAGGACGCAACTTCGGCAAACTGGTGGTGAAGGTCGCCCAGGACTGA
- a CDS encoding YbaB/EbfC family nucleoid-associated protein, with translation MMKGGMAGLMKQAQQMQEKMAKMQEELANAEVTGKAGGDMVTVVMTGRHDVKSVSIDPSLVEGLSEDDKEMLEAVVAAAVNDAVRKIEANSQEKMGGMTAGMNLPAGMKLPF, from the coding sequence ATGATGAAAGGTGGCATGGCCGGCCTGATGAAGCAGGCGCAGCAGATGCAGGAAAAAATGGCCAAGATGCAGGAAGAACTGGCCAACGCTGAAGTCACCGGTAAGGCCGGTGGCGATATGGTCACCGTGGTGATGACCGGTCGTCACGACGTGAAAAGCGTGAGCATCGACCCGAGCCTGGTCGAAGGCCTGAGTGAAGACGACAAAGAAATGCTGGAAGCCGTGGTGGCTGCCGCCGTCAATGACGCCGTGCGCAAGATCGAAGCCAACAGCCAGGAAAAAATGGGCGGCATGACCGCCGGCATGAACCTGCCAGCGGGCATGAAACTGCCATTCTGA